The following coding sequences are from one Manis pentadactyla isolate mManPen7 chromosome 13, mManPen7.hap1, whole genome shotgun sequence window:
- the LOC118928706 gene encoding olfactory receptor 11L1-like gives MEVTNQTTMTKFIFNGITGILYLQLALFVMFLTVYLLSLMANTLIIFTVVMKPTLQTPMYIFLGNLSFLEFWYTTVTVPKLLAICLSQGVTISVSVCIAQYCFFFSMGATECILLAVMAYDRYLAICNPLRFSLLMRIPVCLHFSAVFWTRGFITHLVPTILISHLNFCDPQKINHFSCDSDPIYKLSCSDTFLVEALGYTCSSVVILSFFLLTMSSSEHIVVIIIRLSSLEAQKKAFSTCASHLSVVTIYYGTIIFANVRPPAKYNFTIGKVVSIFYCVVTLLVNLLIYTLTNKDVKKAFTKVVAQKSFLLVRNIHKI, from the coding sequence ATGGAAGTGACAAACCAGACCACAATGACCAAGTTCATTTTTAATGGGATTACTGGTATTCTCTACCTGCAACTCGCATTGTTTGTGATGTTTCTCACTGTGTATCTGCTGTCCCTCATGGCAAACACCCTCATCATATTCACTGTTGTGATGAAGCCCACACTCCAGACGCCCATgtacattttcttaggaaatctcTCCTTCCTGGAGTTCTGGTACACCACAGTCACAGTACCTAAACTGCTGGCCATCTGCCTGTCACAGGGTGTCAccatctctgtgtctgtctgtatAGCCCAGTACTGCTTCTTTTTCTCCATGGGAGCTACCGAGTGCATCCTCCTGgcagtgatggcctatgaccggtaCCTGGCCATCTGCAACCCTCTAAGATTCTCACTGCTCATGAGGATCCCAGTGTGCCTGCACTTCTCTGCTGTATTTTGGACCAGGGGCTTCATCACCCATCTTGTGCCTACCATACTAATCTCTCATCTGAACTTCTGTGACCCCCAGAAGATCAACCATTTCTCTTGTGACTCAGACCCCATCTATAAACTCTCTTGCTCAGACACATTCTTGGTGGAGGCCTTGGGCTACACATGTAGCTCTGTTGTGattctcagtttttttcttctcaccATGTCATCCTCTGAACACATTGTGGTAATAATAATCAGACTGTCATCCTTGGAGGCTCAGAAGAAAGCTTTCTCCACCTGTGCCTCCCACCTCAGTGTCGTCACCATCTACTATGGCACCATCATCTTTGCCAATGTCCGCCCTCCAGCCAAGTACAACTTCACCATTGGTAAAGTGGTCTCCATATTCTACTGTGTGGTCACCCTGTTGGTAAATCTTCTCATATATACCCTGACaaacaaagatgtgaagaaagctTTCACCAAAGTTGTAGCACAAAAGAGTTTCCTCTTGGTCAGAAACATACATAAGATTTGA